The following coding sequences are from one Borrelia hermsii DAH window:
- a CDS encoding Mlp family lipoprotein, translated as MKSRFKRDDLREQAQEKPKTPEEALRDKLSDNQKQGLNFLKGALGDDNDFEKFLSFDESKIKFALDHMQSELAKCTGDNASQQKETFKQIVKGSFEGNSNDLDKFKEQASSTCGTGG; from the coding sequence ATTAAAAGCAGATTTAAAAGAGACGACTTAAGGGAACAAGCACAAGAAAAACCAAAAACACCTGAGGAAGCATTAAGAGACAAGTTAAGTGATAACCAAAAACAAGGATTAAACTTCTTAAAAGGGGCTTTGGGTGATGATAATGATTTTGAAAAATTTTTAAGTTTTGATGAATCTAAGATAAAGTTTGCACTAGATCATATGCAGAGTGAGCTTGCAAAATGTACAGGTGACAATGCTAGCCAGCAAAAGGAAACTTTTAAACAAATAGTAAAAGGTTCATTTGAAGGTAATAGTAATGATTTAGATAAATTTAAAGAACAAGCATCAAGCACTTGTGGAACAGGTGGATAA